A genomic region of Aspergillus oryzae RIB40 DNA, chromosome 1 contains the following coding sequences:
- a CDS encoding SDR family NAD(P)-dependent oxidoreductase (dehydrogenases with different specificities (related to short-chain alcohol dehydrogenases)), producing the protein MTSRGLGALVCEKFAAEGANVLINYHSNVEAAQQLADKLENEYSVKCHIAQADTLVAAENDQLVHTAVEKLGGLDIIIANAGWTRFTRPGDIYDMSHDEWNKCWAANVMSHLQLMQTAQPIMSKNPDGGVYIATSSVAGITTSGSSMAYSVTKAAGLHLMKHFAFTFGPEIRVNAVLPGLLLTEWGMKFGDNIINALKERSTLRHETYLDDCADAYISLAKNTSATGQQLTVDAGLALGHLPSAKV; encoded by the exons ATGACTTCTAGAGGCCTAGGCGCCCTGGTATGCGAGAAGTTTGCAGCAGAGGGTGCCAACGTGCTCATCAACTACCACTCCAATGTGGAGGCTGCGCAGCAACTGGCCGACAAACTCGAGAATGAGTACTCGGTGAAGTGCCACATCGCCCAAGCT GACACGCTCGTGGCCGCCGAGAACGACCAGCTTGTTCACACAGCTGTGGAAAAGCTAGGTggtttggatatcatcattgCTAATGCTGGATGGACGCGCTTTACTCGCCCTGGGGACATTTACGACATGTCCCACGATGAGTGGAATAAG TGTTGGGCAGCCAACGTAATGTCCCACCTGCAGCTTATGCAAACTGCGCAGCCTATCATGTCGAAGAACCCCGACGGCGGCGTCTATATTGcaacttcttctgttgcC GGAATCACGACGAGCGGCAGCAGCATGGCATACTCTGTCACCAAAGCAGCTGGCCTGCACCTGATGAAGCATTTCGCCTTCACATTTGGGCCCGAGATTCGCGTCAATGCAGTCTTGCCGGGTCTACTTCTGACGGAATGG GGCATGAAGTTTGGCGACAACATAATCAATGCGCTGAAGGAACGGTCTACTTTGAGACACGAG ACGTACCTGGACGACTGCGCGGACGCGTATATCAGTCTCGCAAAGAATACGTCCGCGACGGGCCAGCAGCTCACTGTTG ATGCGGGTTTGGCTCTTGGACATCTCCCATCGGCTAAGGTTTGA
- a CDS encoding uncharacterized protein (predicted protein) → MARQGCGDIGDRVYTGHMICLDSARNIARLLIAIDQYGFPKRTMLVGLTLFHSLSAFIILFANVIQNPGDSYITEDVQLLGVILDSLFPSLQASGTFLPNLVSEIFSKMRLMAVEYVEKVQVQLKTVSKRPRRDSDEAVMHLPHRPATENHGQPHNKGLDSTADTYLTNARHNASHNRTEPTSLNETELPHELASRDSAWGSLYDGLDDPPTDEMPSEQNPLNENYSMGSLAESLPGSIPFIPWSLDFDLTDLWQFGKQDLVEGHFRE, encoded by the exons ATGGCTCGCCAAGGTTGCGGTGACATCGGAGATCGTGTCTATACCGGGCATATGATATGTTTGGACTCAGCTCGAAATATCGCGCGTCTTTTGATTGCAATAGATCAATATGGCTTTCCCAAAAGGACCATGCTAGTTGG TCTCACTCTATTTCATTCACTTTCGGCGTTCATTATCCTTTTCGCCAATGTTATTCAGAATCCTGGCGATTCTTATATCACTGAAGACGTTCAGCTTCTGGGAGTCATTCTCGATTCCCTGTTCCCTAGTCTTCAAGCCAGTGGGACGTTTCTGCCCAATCTAGTCTCCGAAATATTTAGCAAGATGAGGTTAATGGCAGTGGAATATGTGGAAAAGGTGCAAGTCCAATTGAAAACCGTATCGAAACGGCCACGTCGAGACTCTGATGAGGCGGTCAtgcatcttcctcatcgccctGCAACAGAGAACCATGGCCAGCCGCACAACAAGGGACTTGACTCCACAGCTGATACATAC TTGACAAACGCAAGGCATAATGCGAGCCATAATCGGACGGAACCTACCAGCTTAAACGAAACAGAGTTACCGCACGAATTAGCTTCTAGAGATAGCGCATGGGGATCCTTGTATGACGGTCTCGATGATCCTCCAACAGATGAGATGCCGTCCGAACAGAATCCTCTCAATGAGAACTATAGCATGGGATCCCTTGCTGAGTCATTACCGGGCTCTATTCCTTTCATACCGTGGTCATTGGATTTCGACTTAACTGATCTTTGGCAGTTTGGGAAACAAGATCTAGTTGAAGGGCACTTTAGGGAGTAG
- a CDS encoding putative AMP binding domain protein (predicted AMP-binding protein) yields the protein MADDNPELNSALRNLDRELEVYHSDEPAGVYEMPPPGGITRQSTMLDSQQGYFSDFAGQQQDDYRDSYGGGGFHRYSQSDAFSPTANMAPPLIPASELPHGPAIEHLLPLEPRDIPFAVHDPHDKNMPMSNFDNIPAVLRHRSRIHSKQAAYWVLDQKGKEIASITWEKLASRAEKVAQVIRDKSNLYRGDRVALIYRDSEVIEFAVALMGCFIAGVVAVPINSLEDYQSLNLVLTSTQAHLALTTENNLKSFQRDITAQKLNWPRGVEWWKTNEFGSYHPKKKDDVPPLVVPDLAYIEFSRAPTGDLRGVVMSHRTIMHQMACLSAMISTVPGSSKVRSHGETIMSYLDPRHGIGMILGVLLTVYGGHTTVWLEDRAVETPGLYAHLITKYRATVMAADYPGLKIAAYNYQQDPMATRHYKKNSEPNFGSVKLCLIDTLTVDAEFHEILADRWLRPMRNPRARDIVAPMLCLPEHGGMVISVRDWLGGEERMGCSLTHEMDPNEREDFKKEERQSEKTKDNSGFGSSLLGGGSSPAPISKEQTKNELQEVLLDKEALKSNEIVVLAMGEEARKFAGSMPHAVRVGSFGYPIPDATLAVVDPETNLLCTPNVIGEIWVDSPSLSGGFWALPKHTEAIFHARPYKFEEGNPTPVLVEPEFLRTGLLGCVIEGKIFVLGLYEDRLRQKVEWVEHGQEIVEHRYFFVQHMIVSLLKNVPKIHDCTAFDVFVNEEHLPIVVLESYAASTAPATSGGPPRQLDSVLLESLAERCMEVLYQEHHLRVYCVLLTAPNTLPRVTKNGRREIGNMLCRRDFDSGTLPCVHVKFGVERSVMNLPVGVDPVGGIWSPLALMSRQEMLAMQEKQYSGVDYREVVMDDRTSTPLSNFSTIVDLLHWRVSRQAEELAYCSIDGRGKEGKGITWKKFDLKVAAVATYLRNKVKVRPGDHLVLMYTHSEEYVYAVHACFCLGVVAIPLPPIDQNRLSEDAPAFLHVINDFNVKAIIVNSDVDHVMRQKLVSQHIKQSAQVLRIGVPAIYNTTKPTKQSHGCRELGYVVKDAWLQGSTPAMVWTYWTPDQRRISVHIGHDTIMGMCKVQKETCQMSSARPVLGSVRSTLSLGFLHTCLMGIYVGAPTYLVSPVDFATNPMTLFVTLARYKIKDTYATSQMLDYAMTAMAGKGFQLQELKNLMISAEGRPRIDIYQKVRLHFASASLDRTAINIVYSHVLNPMVVTRSYMCIEPIELWLDLRALRRGLVCPADPDTDPTALAVQDSGMVPVNTQIAIVNPETCTLSHVGEYGEIWIQSDACAKAFYGSKQDFDHERFNGRIVDGDPSVAYVRTGDLGFLHTVTRPIGPGGQPVEMQVLFVLGGIGETFEVNGLNHFPMDIENSVERCHRNIVTGGCAVFQAGGLIVVVVEVTRKAYLASLVPVIVDAILNEHQVVADIVAFVSHGDFPRSRLGEKQRGKVLASWVTRKLRSIAQFSIRDMEGPENPFSEAPQHRVSRSSKPGSMMGNSTRRSTVIPDSDSAVPRSPAPVLMEQPEAPGSYHTKQEREEPAIDSPITIPETIPSVPHIAEPTRPPTSSTTGGLPAKAEAPATIGNPDFGFDFGDFANSAATATAPLEASTPAIENLPYRNPPRGDSLAHKQQYAGVPSGFSTGQPDFYDGRPDAPDVGAGDWPQEALMYQSTLGVDDTYGQGGVPSTPSSNDDMTRRRFDGNNYGI from the exons ATGGCGGACGATAATCCAGAGCTGAACAGCGCTTTGCGGAACCTCGACAGAGAATTGGAGGTGT ATCATTCGGATGAGCCTGCTGGTGTTTATGAAATGCCACCACCTGGCGGAATCACACGGCAGTCGACGATGCTCGACTCACAGCAAGGATACTTCTCCGATTTCGCGGGACAGCAACAAGATGATTATAGAGATAGCTATGGTGGGGGCGGCTTTCATCGTTACTCCCAATCGGATGCATTTTCTCCCACTGCAAACATGGCACCGCCGCTGATACCTGCTTCTGAGCTGCCTCATGGGCCGGCAATTGAGCATTTACTTCCTCTAGAGCCTCGGGACATTCCATTCGCAGTTCATGACCCCCATGACAAGAATATGCCAATGTCTAACTTCGACAACATCCCGGCTGTCCTTCGGCATCGCTCTCGGATTCATTCAAAACAGGCTGCTTATTGGGTCTTGGACCAAaagggcaaggagattgcGTCGATCACATGGGAGAAGCTTGCAAGTCGTGCTGAAAAGGTCGCACAGGTTATCCGAGATAAGAGTAATCTATATCGCGGTGACCGAGTAGCCCTCATCTACCGAGATTCCGAGGTCATAGAGTTTGCCGTTGCGCTCATGGGATGCTTCATCGCCGGCGTTGTTGCTGTACCCATCAATAGCCTCGAGGACTATCAAAGCCTTAACCTTGTTCTCACCTCTACGCAAGCGCATCTTGCATTGACTACAGAAAATAATCTGAAAAGCTTTCAAAGGGATATTACTGCTCAAAAGTTGAACTGGCCAAGAGGTGTAGAGTGGTGGAAAACGAACGAATTCGGAAGTTATCATCcgaaaaaaaaggacgatGTACCGCCTCTTGTGGTACCTGACCTGGCTTATATTGAATTCTCAAGAGCACCTACAGGGGATTTGCGCGGTGTTGTCATGAGTCACCGAACGATCATGCATCAGATGGCCTGCCTTAGCGCAATGATCTCAACTGTGCCGGGCTCTTCAAAAGTCAGATCGCATGGAGAAACGATCATGAGCTATCTCGACCCCAGGCATGGAATCGGTATGATCTTAGGTGTGCTTCTTACAGTATATGGCGGCCACACAACCGTCTGGTTAGAAGACCGGGCGGTTGAAACGCCAGGCCTCTATGCACACCTCATCACGAAATACAGGGCAACTGTCATGGCTGCAGATTACCCTGGTCTCAAAATAGCTGCCTACAATTATCAACAGGATCCAATGGCCACACGGCATTATAAGAAGAATTCTGAGCCCAATTTCGGAAGTGTTAAGCTCTGTCTTATAGACACTCTCACTGTTGATGCTGAATTCCACGAGATCTTGGCGGACAGATGGCTAAGGCCGATGAGGAATCCAAGAGCTCGGGATATTGTCGCTCCAATGCTTTGCTTGCCCGAGCATGGAGGTATGGTAATCAGTGTGCGGGATTGGTTAGGCGGTGAAGAACGTATGGGTTGCTCTTTAACTCATGAAATGGATCCAAATGAGCGCGAGGAtttcaagaaggaagagagacagtcagagaagaccaaggacaACAGCGGATTTGGCAGCAGTTTGTTGGGTGGGGGCTCATCACCAGCTCCTATCTCAAAGgagcaaacaaagaatgagCTCCAAGAAGTCCTTCTCGACAAAGAGGCTTTGAAAAGCAACGAAATTGTCGTCTTGGCCATGGGTGAAGAGGCTAGGAAGTTTGCCGGGTCTATGCCACATGCTGTGCGCGTTGGCTCATTTGGTTATCCTATCCCTGATGCTACACTGGCTGTGGTCGATCCTGAGACAAATTTGCTGTGCACACCGAATGTTATCGGAGAGATTTGGGTGGACTCGCCATCCCTTTCTGGAGGCTTCTGGGCGCTGCCAAAACATACTGAAGCAATCTTCCATGCGCGACCCTACAAATTCGAAGAGGGAAACCCAACTCCTGTGCTGGTGGAGCCGGAGTTCTTGCGGACTGGTTTGCTGGGGTGTGTGATCGAAGGCAAGATATTTGTGCTGGGCCTCTATGAAGACCGTCTTCGTCAGAAGGTCGAATGGGTGGAACACGGACAGGAAATCGTTGAACATCGttatttctttgttcaaCATATGATCGTCAGTCTTCTGAAAAATGTGCCTAAGATACACGATTGTACAGCCTTCGATGTTTTTGTCAACGAAGAACATCTTCCGATTGTGGTCCTAGAGTCATACGCAGCGTCCACGGCACCAGCAACCTCCGGTGGGCCTCCACGGCAGTTGGACTCGGTTCTCCTTGAATCTCTGGCAGAAAGGTGTATGGAAGTCCTCTATCAAGAGCACCACTTGCGAGTCTACTGTGTCCTGCTCACCGCTCCCAACACTCTACCTCGTGTCACTAAAAATGGCAGGCGAGAGATCGGCAACATGCTCTGCCGCAGAGATTTTGATTCTGGGACTTTACCCTGTGTTCATGTGAAGTTCGGTGTTGAGCGGTCGGTTATGAACTTACCGGTTGGAGTTGACCCAGTCGGAGGAATCTGGTCTCCCCTAGCCCTGATGTCAAGACAAGAAATGCTTGCCATGCAAGAAAAGCAGTATTCGGGGGTAGACTACCGTGAAGTCGTCATGGATGATCGCACATCAACGCCATTGAGCAATTTCTCAACTATCGTggatctcctccattggCGTGTTTCTCGTCAGGCAGAAGAGCTGGCATATTGCTCGATCGATGGccgtggaaaagaagggaagggcATCACTTGGAAGAAGTTCGACTTAAAAGTTGCCGCTGTAGCGACCTATCTGAGGAACAAAGTCAAAGTTCGCCCAGGCGATCACTTGGTGCTTATGTATACTCACTCAGAAGAATACGTTTATGCAGTTCATGCTTGCTTCTGTCTGGGTGTGGTTGCCATTCCCCTTCCCCCTATTGACCAAAATCGACTTTCAGAAGATGCCCCAGCGTTCTTACACGTTATCAATGATTTCAATGTGAAAGCCATCATTGTAAACAGTGATGTTGATCATGTGATGAGACAGAAGCTCGTTTCGCAGCATATCAAGCAGTCTGCACAGGTTCTTCGGATAGGTGTACCGGCAATCTACAACACCACAAAACCAACGAAACAGTCTCACGGCTGTCGTGAGCTCGGCTATGTTGTGAAAGATGCATGGTTACAGGGAAGTACACCGGCCATGGTTTGGACTTATTGGACGCCAGACCAGAGGAGGATATCGGTCCATATCGGCCACGATACTATTATGGGTATGTGCAAGGTACAAAAAGAGACATGCCAGATGAGCAGTGCAAGACCAGTTCTGGGTAGTGTTCGCAGCACCCTGAGTCTTGGCTTCCTCCATACATGTTTGATGGGTATCTATGTTG GGGCACCGACATACCTCGTATCACCCGTCGACTTCGCAACAAACCCTATGACACTTTTCGTCACTCTTGCACGCTATAAGATCAAAGATACGTATGCTACCAGCCAGATGTTGGATTACGCGATGACtgcaatggctgggaaaGGTTTCCAACTTCAGGAATTAAAGAACTTGATGATTTCTGCTGAAGGCCGACCACGTATCGACATAT ACCAAAAGGTGCGTCTGCACTTCGCTTCTGCAAGTCTCGACCGTACCGCAATCAACATAGTGTATTCTCATGTCCTTAACCCGATGGTTGTTACGAGATCATATATGTGCATCGAACCGATTGAATTATGGCTTGACCTTCGGGCTCTGCGTCGTGGACTTGTGTGTCCGGCAGATCCTGATACAGACCCGACTGCCCTTGCCGTCCAAGACTCTGGAATGGTGCCGGTGAATACACAAATAGCTATTGTGAACCCGGAGACCTGTACTTTGTCACATGTGGGTGAATACGGCGAGATCTGGATACAATCGGATGCCTGCGCCAAGGCATTCTACGGATCTAAACAAGATTTCGACCACGAGCGTTTCAACGGCCGAATTGTAGACGGCGACCCGAGTGTGGCATATGTACGCACTGGCGATCTAGGCTTCCTTCACACTGTCACGAGACCTATTGGCCCTGGAGGACAGCCCGTTGAAATGCAAGTACTATTTGTTCTTGGAGGGATCGGTGAGACCTTCGAGGTCAATGGTCTCAACCATTTCCCAATGGATATTGAAAACTCCGTTGAGAGATGTCACCGCAACATTGTGACTGGAGGCTG TGCTGTCTTCCAGGCAGGTGGATTAatagttgttgttgttgaagtTACAAGAAAGGCTTACTTAGCATCTCTCGTGCCTGTGATTGTCGATGCTATTCTAAACGAGCACCAAGTTGTTGCCGATATCGTGGCATTTGTTTCTCATGGAGACTTCCCTCGGTCTCGATTAGGCGAAAAACAACGAGGCAAGGTCTTAGCGTCCTGGGTCACACGGAAACTACGATCAATCGCCCAGTTCAGTATCCGCGATATGGAAGGACCAGAAAATCCGTTCTCAGAGGCCCCTCAGCATCGCGTCAGCCGAAGCTCAAAACCCGGGAGCATGATGGGCAACAGCACTCGACGATCTACCGTGATCCCGGATAGCGACTCGGCTGTTCCTCGCTCACCAGCTCCAGTGCTTATGGAGCAGCCTGAAGCACCCGGCTCCTATCATACTAAgcaggaaagggaagaaccGGCGATTGATAGCCCGATCACCATTCCCGAAACAATCCCCTCAGTTCCACACATAGCGGAACCGACACGACCGCCAACATCTTCAACTACTGGGGGTCTTCCGGCAAAAGCTGAAGCTCCTGCAACAATTGGAAACCCTGACTTTGGTTTCGACTTCGGTGATTTTGCTAACTCAGCGGCCACAGCCACAGCTCCGTTGGAAGCAAGCACCCCCGCGATTGAAAATTTGCCTTACCGTAACCCTCCTAGGGGCGACTCTCTTGCCCATAAACAACAGTATGCCGGTGTTCCTAGTGGTTTCTCGACTGGCCAACCTGATTTCTACGATGGGAGGCCTGACGCACCGGACGTCGGTGCTGGCGACTGGCCACAAGAAGCTCTTATGTACCAATCAACGCTGGGAGTTGATGATACATATGGTCAGGGTGGAGTTCCTAGTACGCCCAGTAGTAACGATGACATGACAAGAAGGCGATTTGACGGAAATAACTACGGGATTTGA
- a CDS encoding 40S ribosomal protein uS7 (ribosomal protein S7) — MGTVKLFNKWSYEDVEIRDISLTDAEKDAYTEWNLLTRIYAHSDYIQIRNPVYLPHSAGRYAAKRFRKAQCPIIERLTNSLMMNGRNNGKKLMAVRIVAHAFEIIHIMTDQNPLQVAVDAIVNCGPREDSTRIGSAGTVRRQAVDVSPLRRVNQSIALLTIGAREASFRNIKSIAECLAEELINAAKGSSNSYAIKKKDELERVAKSNR, encoded by the exons ATGGGAACCGTGAAGCTCTTCAACAAGTGGAGCTacgaggatgttgagatcAGGGATATTTCCTTGAC GGATGCGGAAAAGGATGCATATACGGAATGGAATTTGCTGACTCGAATCTACGCACATAGCGACTACATCCAGATTCGTAACCCCGTCTACCTTCCTCACTCCGCCGGTCGTTATGCCGCCAAGCGTTTCCGCAAGGCTCAGTGCCCCATCATTGAGCGCCTGACCAACTCGCTCATGATGAACGGCCGCAACAACGGCAAGAAGCTCATGGCTGTGCGCATCGTTGCTCACGCTTTCGAGATC ATCCACATCATGACCGACCAGAACCCCCTCCAGGTCGCCGTTGATGCCATTGTCAACTGCGGTCCCCGTGAAGACAGCACCCGTATCGGTTCCGCCGGTACCGTCCGTCGCCAGGCCGTTGATGTTTCTCCCCTCCGTCGTGTCAACCAGTCTATTGCCCTCTTGACCATCGGTGCCCGTGAGGCCTCTTTCCGTAACATCAAGAGCATTGCTGAGTGCCTCGCTGAAGAGCTTATCAACGCTGCCAAGGGAAGCTCGAACTCCTatgccatcaagaagaaggacgagcTTGAGCGTGTTGCCAAGAGCAACCGGTAA
- a CDS encoding SDA1 family protein (protein required for actin cytoskeleton organization and cell cycle progression): MVKRKLGALEKVEADLPNLQHKIRRDPKSYIEDFRAQHYQYESHREIFMAAPTSATDTGIISLRELIDFVAHVADCYPDITKDFSQQLMDILTQHHLVLEPELREKIVGSLVLLRKKELLDSATLLQTLFPILITTPSKTLRALIFQKILMDLRSSNAKTTNHKLNRTMQTVLYNLVTSDRVSSKGLWAIKLIRELWKRQIWSDAKTVEVMKEASLSENEKVIIGGVRFFLGGDQEREEMEDESSDEEAIDLGKVKHQVGINKKTRKKSRAVEKAKATVKRKERKKNQPHPLNFSALHLLHDPQGFAEALFSKHLQNSKSKLNLEQKLQVLQLVTRLVGLHKLHIMQLYSYFQKYLTPRQPSVTSFLASLAQASHDLVPPDVLEPLIQKIANEFVSEASASLVATAGLNAIREICARQPLAMNETLLQDLVMYRKSKDKGVVMAARGLLGLYRDLNPEMLKRRDRGKEASIGLRSGEKKEKRFGEEETGGIEGLELLEQWKEEERKKKRAEKGLPSDAEDGEDEEDEAADWDAWNVEDDEDSDDSGGWIDVQSDAEIDLSDSDDEKDARPSKKAKQGAYNEENANSETAQDKTEAQKPNIATIATTRILTPADLAKLQELRTQAAVDALVPGAKGRRGQTNASRHKDDPLTAEEIEGLAALSAGKATREERIAHAKEGKTDRAEHKSITAKRKERKEEQGKSTTNKEKARRKNIFMTLGKARNKNKRSLVETRNILKAHQDRQKRGGRRGNNG; encoded by the exons ATGGTAAAAAGGAAGTTGGGAGCCTTGGAAAAGGTTGAGGCCGACCT GCCCAATTTACAGCATAAAATTCGAAGAGACCCAAA ATCTTACATCGAAGATTTCCGCGCTCAACATTATCAGTATGAGAGTCACCGAGAAATTTTCATGGCAGCGCCGACGTCGGCCACCGATACGGGCATCATCTCATTGCGCGAACTGATCGACTTTGTTGCTCACGTTGCCGACTGTTACCCAGACATTACCAAGGACTTCTCTCAGCAACTCATGGACATCTTAACGCAGCACCATTTAGTCTTGGAACCGGAACTTCGAGAGAAGATCGTGGGGAGTCTAGTACtgctgagaaagaaggagcttcttgactCTGCAAC ATTACTCCAAACCTTGTTTCCTATTCTCATTACGACGCCTAGCAAAACGTTACGGGCATTGATCTTCCAAAAGATTTTAATGGATCTTCGTTCTTCGAACGCTAAGACAACAAATCACAAGCTCAATCGCACCATGCAGACTGTCCTTTATAACCTGGTGACATCTGATCGTGTCTCATCCAAGGGTCTATGGGCCATCAAGCTCATTCGTGAATTATGGAAGCGGCAAATCTGGTCCGATGCAAAAACTGTTGAGGTCATGAAGGAAGCTAGTTTGTcggagaacgagaaggtcATTATCGGTGGTGTTCGCTTTTTTCTGGGCGGAGATCAAGAGCGcgaggaaatggaagatgagagCAGTGACGAAGAGGCTATAGACCTTGGTAAGGTCAAACACCAGGTCGgtatcaacaagaagaccAGGAAGAAGTCTCGCGCTGTGGAAAAGGCGAAAGCGACTGttaagagaaaggagcgcaagaagaaccAACCACACCCATTGAATTTCTCTGCGCTACATCTTCTACACGATCCCCAAGGCTTTGCAGAAGCTTTGTTTTCGAAACATCTGCAAAATTCTAAGTCCAAGCTCAATCTAGAGCAAAAGCTTCAGGTTCTGCAACTTGTAACTCGCCTTGTCGGATTGCATAAGCTGCATATAATGCAGCTCTACTCTTATTTCCAGAAATATCTCACTCCACGGCAACCTTCGGTCACCTCATTCTTGGCATCGCTGGCGCAAGCGTCGCATGATTTGGTCCCTCCGGATGTGCTTGAACCGCTCATTCAGAAGATCGCGAATGAGTTCGTATCTGAAGCATCTGCATCATTGGTTGCTACTGCTGGTCTCAATGCCATCAGAGAAATCTGTGCACGACAGCCACTTGCAATGAATGAGACTTTACTACAAGATCTCGTTATGTATAGAAAGAGCAAGGATAAAGGTGTTGTGATGGCAGCCAGAGGTCTACTCGGTCTCTACAGAGACCTCAATCCAGAGATGCTGAAGAGACGTGACCGCGGCAAAGAGGCATCTATCGGTCTACGCTcaggagaaaagaaggagaagcgctttggagaagaagagactggTGGTATCGAGGGCTTGGAGCTTCTCGAGcagtggaaggaggaggaacgcaaaaagaagagggcCGAAAAGGGGCTTCCttctgatgcagaagacggcgaggatgaggaggatgaagcagcCGACTGGGACGCTTGGAATgtagaagacgatgaggacaGCGATGATTCCGGAGGCTGGATCGATGTCCAGAGCGATGCTGAAATCGACCTTAGCGACTCCGACGATGAGAAGGACGCACGCCCgtccaagaaggccaagcaggGTGCCTACAATGAAGAAAATGCCAATTCTGAGACCGCGCAAGATAAAACAGAAGCTCAAAAGCCAAATATTGCCACCATCGCAACCACACGTATTCTTACACCGGCAGATCTGGCGAAACTCCAAGAATTACGCACTCAAGCAGCTGTTGACGCACTTGTTCCAGGTGCCAAAGGTCGTCGTGGTCAGACTAACGCTTCTCGGCACAAGGATGATCCTCTGACGGCTGAAGAGATTGAGGGTTTGGCTGCTCTGTCCGCCGGGAAAGCAACTCGTGAAGAACGAATTGCCCATGCTAAGGAAGGAAAGACTGATCGTGCTGAGCATAAGAGTATCACcgcgaagagaaaggagcgTAAGGAGGAACAGGGTAAGAGTACAACGAATAAGGAGAAGGCTCGCAGAAAGAACATCTTTATGACCCTCGGTAAagcaagaaacaaaaacaagaGGAGTCTTGTGGAAACTCGCAACATATTGAAGGCCCATCAAGACCGACAGAAGCGTGGCGGCAGGAGAGGAAACAATGGTTAA
- a CDS encoding uncharacterized protein (predicted protein) — protein MSPSLQNTTKDNDLSSKRRRFQPPITSFFPATTGTDHPDSLCAPHLSYTHYSTTTSSPMPAVDAKIQASLLSVGMRIRKSVAEGYKTRIPNSEDKSTLYTNKTPIAGGPTAYTELAPFCGLTKSGDSTTQPMTHPSSLSYNQIDQLITDDGDAFSLPPSSQESVDSVQTTAQKRAYDCDEDDLDDAFDEMPTGNNWQNFLDPSIGMNSVPGRTILTPSLGQQRRQFVAMKTQATIDVDDFDEPTFLRRREEVDMDLS, from the coding sequence ATGTCTCCATCACTTCAGAACACGACTAAAGATAATGATCTGTCGTCCAAACGCAGGCGATTCCAGCCACCGAtaacctccttcttccccgcAACAACAGGAACAGATCACCCCGATAGCCTATGTGCCCCTCACTTATCATATACCCACtactccaccaccacatccTCCCCCATGCCCGCCGTTGATGCAAAAATTCAAGCATCGCTACTTTCAGTCGGCATGCGCATCCGCAAATCAGTTGCCGAAGGATACAAAACTCGAATCCCTAATTCAGAAGACAAGTCAACTCTCTATACAAACAAGACCCCGATCGCCGGAGGTCCAACTGCCTATACCGAACTGGCACCCTTCTGCGGCTTAACAAAATCAGGCGATTCGACCACCCAACCCATGActcatccttcctcgttGTCCTACAATCAAATAGATCAACTCATCAcggatgatggagatgctttctctctcccaccAAGTAGCCAGGAATCGGTTGACTCGGTCCAAACAACCGCACAGAAGCGAGCATACGACTGTGACGAAGATGATCTCGATGACGCATTCGATGAAATGCCGACCGGAAACAACTGGCAGAACTTCTTGGACCCGAGTATAGGCATGAACTCCGTGCCCGGCCGTACTATCCTCACACCAAGTCTAGGGCAGCAGCGACGTCAGTTTGTTGCCATGAAGACTCAAGCGACTATTGACGTTGATGATTTCGATGAGCCCACCTTCCTTCGTAGGCGCGAAGAGGTTGATATGGATCTATCCTGA